Part of the Candidatus Methanomethylicota archaeon genome, GGAGGTGAATTTAGACTTCCAGTCCTCCTCTATGTGGCAAATCTGCCAATCCTAATCAGTGTGGCAGTAAATTTAGTTATAGGTCTCCTATCAGTATCAACATCATTCCTCAGAAGATTTCAACTTGGAATATTCTCTCAAGAATCACTATGGATAGCCTTAACCATGTCTATTGGATCCATAATTGGAGCCTATATGGGAGCTACATTGACAGGTAAACTGCCCACGAAAATCCTAAAGAAGTTGCTTGCCATCTTCCTCATATTAGTTGGATTTAGAATAATTTCTGAACCATTATGGGGATGGCCTATAGGAAAAGTTTCACTAACAGAACCAGCACTCTCAATCCTAGCAGTTTTATCCGGTTTAGTGATAGGGGTGATTTCGGGAATGTTTGGTGTAGCTGGAGGGGAATTCAGAATACCAATCCTAATGTTCCTATTCGGCATGGACATCAAGTTGGCGGGGACCACAAGCCTACTAGTCTCAATCCCAACAATCAGCAGTGGACTATTAAAGCATCAGAGGATGGGGCACATGAACAGTTACGGTGTGATCGTAGCAGTCTCCATGGGCATAGCAACAATAATAGGCTCATATATGGGAGCTAGCCTAGCAGCTGAAGCACCAGAAAGCACCCTGAAAATAATACTAGGCTTAATACTCATACTAGCAACCATTAGAATGATTACAAAACCATAAATAATCCCACTGATTAAGCTAAAAGCCTAACTAAACAAAGTCAGCAACTTCACCATAACGTTAAAGATAAATCAGAGCAGAGCATACATCTATACATCCCAAACTAATTAATGGTGAATTTATGAAGGATTTTGAGGATCTTATAGCAATAAGTCTATATCAAGCTAAGGTTAGCAGGTTAAAGAGGTATATTAGGGCGCTTTACAAGGATTATGAGCAATATCTAAAGCCTTTGGAAGATGTTAGAAAAATATTAGTAGAAGAGATTCCTGAGGAGAAAGCTTTAAGCCAAGCGATCGTTGAACTTCGAAGGAGGGAAACCCATTAACAGTAATCTTTTATTTCAATACTTCAGCCATACTTAAAAAGTACCATAAGGAAGTAGGTTAATAAATTTTATATGGGATGTTTGAAATTAAAGGGTACGTCTTCATCATCCCCTCTTACTGCAGATTAAACATTATAGCTTAACTTTAAGGACAAAGAGATCACCGGATAGAATGTAATCCATT contains:
- a CDS encoding sulfite exporter TauE/SafE family protein is translated as MCATNIRVFRVFLSAFFGLLFGFAAGLIGVGGGEFRLPVLLYVANLPILISVAVNLVIGLLSVSTSFLRRFQLGIFSQESLWIALTMSIGSIIGAYMGATLTGKLPTKILKKLLAIFLILVGFRIISEPLWGWPIGKVSLTEPALSILAVLSGLVIGVISGMFGVAGGEFRIPILMFLFGMDIKLAGTTSLLVSIPTISSGLLKHQRMGHMNSYGVIVAVSMGIATIIGSYMGASLAAEAPESTLKIILGLILILATIRMITKP